The following are encoded together in the Daphnia magna isolate NIES linkage group LG8, ASM2063170v1.1, whole genome shotgun sequence genome:
- the LOC123475409 gene encoding E3 ubiquitin-protein ligase SH3RF1-like, with product MAVSLSSHLMGFSDDTVACSVAQMDEIEDLSTCSVCFSEYNSDKRIAKFLPCFHTFCLECLRSLSSSTVIITCPLCRNTFTCNNGVDNLPSNMYALHIAKMSNKAERAKQLQRL from the exons ATGGCTGTAAGCCTTTCATCTCATTTAATGGGTTTCAGTGACGATACCGTTGCGTGTTCCGTTGCCCAAATGGATGAGATTGAAGATCTGAGTACGTGCTCAGTCTGTTTTTCAGAGTATAATAGTGATAAGCGAATCGCCAAGTTTCTCCCTTGTTTCCATACATTTTGCCTGGAGTGCCTTAGG TCACTGTCTTCATCCACTGTTATAATAACATGTCCTCTATGTCGGAACACATTTACATGCAACAATGGTGTGGATAACCTTCCGTCCAACATGTATGCCCTTCATATTGCCAAAATGTCCAACAAAGCTGAGAGAGCTAAACAGTTGCAAAGATTGTAA
- the LOC123475349 gene encoding extensin-2-like, protein MSLVILSFNQLPVEKATTILFEWTHRSVTVGRRVWRYAAPSYYTEAPQYYTTKAVEYYTTKAPEYYTKKAEYYTTTYAVPVYYTEARKYYPAPTYYQSEEPQYYTTKAPEYYTTSYATPSYYTEAPKYYTTKAPEYYTTTYAAPSYYTEAPKYYSAPSYYTEAAPKYY, encoded by the exons ATGTCCCTTGTCATTCTATCATTCAATCAGTTACCCGTTGAAAAAGCAACGACAATCTTAT TCGAGTGGACTCATCGATCAGTAACGGTAGGAAGGAGAGTGTGGAGATATGCTGCACCatcttactacactgaggcacCCCAATATTACACCACAAAGGCTgttgaatactacacaactaaagcCCCGGAGTACTATACCAAgaaagctgaatactacaccactactTACGCTGTCCCtgtttactacactgaggctcgcAAGTACTATCCGGCTCCGACCTACTACCAAAGTGAAGAGCCacagtactacaccaccaaggcacctgaatactacaccacatcATATGCCACTCCTAGCTACTATACAGAGGCTCCAAAATACTACACTACAAAGGCGCccgaatactacaccaccacttatgCGGCTCCCAGCtattacactgaggctccaaaGTACTACTCtgccccaagctactacactgaagcagCTCCAAAATACTATTAG
- the LOC123466543 gene encoding uncharacterized protein LOC123466543 isoform X1: MRDYDVMLLFAFALSMATSAGTDGFVLIWTLDYTTPTPYYTTSYAAPSYSTKALEYYTTYAAPSYYTESPNYLVYYTTRTPKYYTTIYSAPTYYTQAIKYYAAQRNIPGMSRLCKILFQ, encoded by the exons ATGC GGGACTACGATGTCATGCTGCTGTTCGCTTTTGCCCTTTCGATGGCTACATCGGCGGGTACCGATGGGTTTGTCCTCATCTGGACACTAGACTACACAACCCCTACGCCCTACTACACCACCTCGTATGCTGCTCCCTCTTACAGCACCAAGGCTCTCGAATATTATACCACATATGCAgctcccagctactacaccgagtcTCCCAACTACTTAGTCTACTACACGACCAGAACGCCCAAATACTACACGACCATATACTCCGCTCCAACATACTACACTCAAGCCATTAAATACTATGCTGCTCAAAG GAATATACCTGGAATGTCAAGGCTatgcaaaattttgtttcaatga
- the LOC123466543 gene encoding uncharacterized protein LOC123466543 isoform X2: MRDYDVMLLFAFALSMATSAGTDGFVLIWTLDYTTPTPYYTTSYAAPSYSTKALEYYTTYAAPSYYTESPNYLVYYTTRTPKYYTTIYSAPTYYTQAIKYYAAQRGKI; this comes from the exons ATGC GGGACTACGATGTCATGCTGCTGTTCGCTTTTGCCCTTTCGATGGCTACATCGGCGGGTACCGATGGGTTTGTCCTCATCTGGACACTAGACTACACAACCCCTACGCCCTACTACACCACCTCGTATGCTGCTCCCTCTTACAGCACCAAGGCTCTCGAATATTATACCACATATGCAgctcccagctactacaccgagtcTCCCAACTACTTAGTCTACTACACGACCAGAACGCCCAAATACTACACGACCATATACTCCGCTCCAACATACTACACTCAAGCCATTAAATACTATGCTGCTCAAAG GGGGAAAATATAA
- the LOC123475407 gene encoding extensin-2-like isoform X1 produces MVVKRVVLSSCSLPSQISLIIMANYVTMLLLVVVSLMAGEAVGGPMGSSSSGYYTTPASYYTTKAPAYYTTKKAEYYTTTYAAPSYYTEPPKYYTTNWYSSVWITTKKAEYYTTTNAAPSYYTEPTNYYTTKAPEYYTTTYAAPTYYTEAPKYYSAPSYYAEAPVYYSTTYAPPSYYTESPKYYTTKATE; encoded by the exons ATGGTAGTAAAGAGAGTCGTGTTATCCAGCTGTTCGTTACCAAGTCAAATTTCACTTATTATCATGG CTAACTACGTCACAATGCTGCTgttggttgttgtttctttgatGGCTGGAGAGGCCGTGGGTGGACCGATGGGATCGTCTTCATCCGGGTACTACACCACTCCGGCgtcctactacaccactaagGCTCCCGCGTACTACACAACGAAGAAGGCCGAGTATTACACGACAACATATGCTGCCCcgagctactacaccgagccTCCCAAGTACTACACGACCAATTGGTATTCATCAGTCtg GATCACAACGAAGAAGGCCGAGTATTACACGACAACAAATGCTGCCCcgagctactacaccgagccTACCAATTACTACACGACCAAAGCGCCggaatactacacaactacgTATGCTGCTCCGAcgtactacactgaagccccAAAGTACTACTCGGCTCCAAGTTACTACGCAGAGGCCCCAGTTTATTACTCTACGACATACGCTcctccaagttactacaccgagtcacccaaatactacacaacAAAGGCAACGGAGTAA
- the LOC123475407 gene encoding extensin-2-like isoform X2 — MVVKRVVLSSCSLPSQISLIIMANYVTMLLLVVVSLMAGEAVGGPMGSSSSGYYTTPASYYTTKAPAYYTTKKAEYYTTTYAAPSYYTEPPKYYTTNWITTKKAEYYTTTNAAPSYYTEPTNYYTTKAPEYYTTTYAAPTYYTEAPKYYSAPSYYAEAPVYYSTTYAPPSYYTESPKYYTTKATE, encoded by the exons ATGGTAGTAAAGAGAGTCGTGTTATCCAGCTGTTCGTTACCAAGTCAAATTTCACTTATTATCATGG CTAACTACGTCACAATGCTGCTgttggttgttgtttctttgatGGCTGGAGAGGCCGTGGGTGGACCGATGGGATCGTCTTCATCCGGGTACTACACCACTCCGGCgtcctactacaccactaagGCTCCCGCGTACTACACAACGAAGAAGGCCGAGTATTACACGACAACATATGCTGCCCcgagctactacaccgagccTCCCAAGTACTACACGACCAATTG GATCACAACGAAGAAGGCCGAGTATTACACGACAACAAATGCTGCCCcgagctactacaccgagccTACCAATTACTACACGACCAAAGCGCCggaatactacacaactacgTATGCTGCTCCGAcgtactacactgaagccccAAAGTACTACTCGGCTCCAAGTTACTACGCAGAGGCCCCAGTTTATTACTCTACGACATACGCTcctccaagttactacaccgagtcacccaaatactacacaacAAAGGCAACGGAGTAA
- the LOC123475394 gene encoding carboxypeptidase A1-like has protein sequence MKIHVQIFCALFSLAIATKVDYSGHMVIRVVPQTEEQVKFLSALESSSSIDFWTRSVAANRFTDIHVSPESYNRVARALLEHGMNHKIHIANLGVLGKEEQQSIALRRALASNNKAIDVENYHTYEEIMAYLADLASTNPLVSTLVAGTSVEGRQIVQATISSDRSANKPIAWFDCIIHAREWITAATCVWIIDTITSGYAGTDAEITALVDQYDWKFVPVANPDGYANSWSNDRLWRKNRAINSGSACVGVDLNRNFPSGFGGEGSSNLPCSETHHGVSALSEPESQTLDALIAADRGRVKAAISMHSYSQLWLSSYSYSSALPVEYPEMMNAMKAGVDALVATYGTPYEYGSTGTVLYIASGTTTDHYYENEGVVHSYTIELRDKGRYGFQLPASQIVSTATETWNGIKAFMNAI, from the exons ATGAAGATTCATGTTCAGATCTTCTGTGCCTTGTTTTCGCTTGCCATCGCCACCAAAGTCGACTACTCGGG gCATATGGTAATTCGAGTAGTCCCGCAGACAGAGGAGCAGGTGAAATTTTTAAGCGCTTTGGAATCAAGCAGCTCTATCGATTTCTGGACACGCTCAGTCGCCGCTAATCGATTCACCGACATTCACGTCAGTCCCGAATC ATACAATCGTGTTGCACGAGCTTTGCTTGAACATGGCATGAACCACAAAATTCATATTGCTAACCTGGGCGTAttgggaaaagaagaacagcAGAGCATCGCTCTTCGCCGAGCACTTGCCAGTAACAACAAGGCCATCGACGTGGAAAACTATCACACCTACGAGGAG ATCATGGCTTACTTGGCCGATTTGGCTAGCACCAACCCATTGGTATCTACATTGGTAGCAGGTACCAGTGTCGAAGGCCGTCAAATCGTTCAGGCGACCATCAGTAGCGATCGTTCTGCTAACAAACCGATTGCTTGGTTTGATTGCATCATTCACGCCAGGGAATGGATCACTGCGGCTACTTGCGTCTGGATCATCGATACG ATCACCAGTGGATATGCTGGAACTGACGCCGAGATCACTGCGCTCGTTGATCAATACGACTGGAAGTTTGTGCCTGTTGCTAATCCGGACGGCTACGCCAACAGCTGGAGCAAT GACAGATTGTGGCGAAAAAATCGTGCGATTAACAGTGGCTCTGCCTGCGTCGGTGTTGATCTCAATCGCAACTTCCCGTCTGGTTTTGGTGGGGAAGGATCCTCCAACCTACCTTGCTCAGAGA CCCATCATGGAGTTTCAGCCTTGTCCGAGCCGGAGTCTCAGACTTTGGAC gcTCTAATTGCTGCTGATCGTGGAAGGGTCAAGGCAGCCATTTCTATGCATTCCTACTCCCAACTCTGGCTATCATCGTACTCTTATTCAAGTGCTCTGCCGGTCGAGTACCCTGAAATG ATGAATGCCATGAAAGCAGGCGTTGATGCACTCGTTGCTACTTATGGAACCCCTTACGAATACGGTAGCACAGGCACCGTCCTTT ACATCGCATCGGGCACTACTACGGATCATTATTATGAAAACGAAGGCGTTGTCCATTCGTACACGATTGAGCTCCGCGATAAAGGACGGTACGGATTTCAACTGCCGGCATCACAAATTGTATCGACGGCCACTGAAACCTGGAACGGAATCAAGGCGTTCATGAATGCTATTTAA